From the genome of Gemmatimonadaceae bacterium, one region includes:
- a CDS encoding DUF481 domain-containing protein, which translates to MRLRHVFGATLALCLFSTAAVAAQQADTTKKTIKFTGNVGLVNAAGNSSVTTLNTDERIDWTAGVWGITQSFSVIYGKNDSATTASTWSGLLRGDRALGSRLSLYVLGTYDRNTFAGFDRRFEEGLGLGVQALSTPRDSINAELGVSYTEQHNTDSTSNDFPAARVAGAYTHTFSKTAYFKQGVEVLPDLKVGRNLRFNTETALVGSLSANIALKVSYVVHFDNLPEPGFKKSDRLLTTGVQVTF; encoded by the coding sequence ATGAGGCTTCGACACGTGTTCGGCGCGACGCTCGCGCTCTGCCTTTTTTCTACGGCCGCGGTTGCCGCGCAGCAAGCCGACACCACGAAGAAAACGATCAAGTTCACCGGCAACGTCGGCCTGGTGAACGCGGCGGGCAACTCCAGCGTCACCACGCTGAATACCGACGAGCGCATCGATTGGACCGCCGGTGTCTGGGGCATCACCCAAAGCTTCTCCGTGATCTACGGGAAGAACGATTCGGCGACCACCGCCAGCACGTGGAGCGGATTGCTGCGCGGCGACCGCGCCCTTGGCTCCCGGCTGTCGCTGTATGTGTTGGGCACGTACGACCGAAACACCTTTGCCGGATTCGACCGCCGCTTCGAGGAAGGGCTGGGCCTCGGCGTTCAGGCGCTGAGCACGCCGCGCGATTCGATCAACGCGGAGCTCGGCGTGTCGTACACGGAACAGCACAACACGGACAGCACGTCCAACGATTTCCCGGCCGCGCGCGTGGCGGGCGCCTACACGCACACGTTCAGCAAGACGGCGTACTTCAAGCAGGGCGTGGAGGTCCTGCCGGATCTCAAGGTCGGACGCAATCTGCGCTTCAACACCGAGACTGCGTTAGTCGGATCCCTCTCGGCGAACATCGCGCTCAAAGTCTCGTACGTGGTCCATTTCGACAATTTGCCGGAGCCCGGATTCAAGAAGAGCGACCGGTTGCTGACCACGGGCGTGCAGGTGACCTTCTGA
- a CDS encoding SDR family oxidoreductase, giving the protein MNLGLDGKVALVAAASRGLGRAIATELAAEGAAISMCARDAAALERARHDIESKTGRPVLAVTADVSRSDDVVRFVDETLARFGRVDVLVTNAGGPPAGLFEAHDAAAWENAFRLTLASAVELARRVLPGMKERRWGRIINVTSIAAKQPVDYLILSNSLRAAVTGFARTLATEVAPFGITVNNVLPGYTRTERMEALAAARSKGEGISREAAFADWEKQIPARRLGEPDELAALTAFLASERAAYITAQSIAVDGGWIRALY; this is encoded by the coding sequence ATGAACCTTGGTCTCGATGGAAAGGTGGCGCTGGTCGCGGCGGCCAGCAGAGGATTGGGACGCGCGATCGCGACGGAGCTGGCCGCCGAGGGTGCCGCCATTTCCATGTGCGCTCGCGACGCCGCCGCCCTCGAACGCGCTCGACACGACATCGAGTCGAAAACGGGGCGACCGGTTCTCGCAGTCACGGCAGATGTGTCGCGATCCGACGACGTCGTGCGATTCGTTGATGAGACGCTCGCGCGATTCGGACGCGTGGATGTGTTGGTCACCAATGCGGGTGGTCCGCCCGCGGGTCTCTTCGAGGCGCACGACGCCGCAGCATGGGAGAACGCGTTCCGTTTGACGCTCGCGTCGGCCGTCGAGCTGGCGCGCCGTGTGCTTCCCGGAATGAAAGAGCGCCGCTGGGGACGCATCATCAACGTGACATCGATTGCGGCGAAGCAGCCGGTGGATTATCTGATCCTGTCCAACAGCTTGCGCGCGGCCGTGACGGGATTCGCGCGTACGCTGGCCACCGAGGTGGCGCCGTTCGGCATCACGGTGAACAACGTGCTGCCGGGCTATACGCGCACCGAACGCATGGAGGCGCTGGCGGCGGCGCGCAGCAAGGGTGAGGGCATCAGCCGCGAGGCGGCGTTCGCCGACTGGGAAAAGCAGATTCCGGCGCGCCGGTTAGGCGAACCGGACGAGTTGGCCGCGCTCACGGCGTTCCTGGCATCGGAGCGCGCCGCGTACATCACGGCGCAGTCGATCGCCGTCGACGGCGGATGGATCCGCGCACTTTACTAA
- a CDS encoding cupin domain-containing protein, producing MNDASKAVWYCWDKMPKERVSDTLERRLVTGERMMLAHVYLKKGAVVPKHSHDNEQLTYILEGALKFWLGDNGERELVVGAGEVLYIPSNLPHKAEALHDTLDVDVFSPPRADWLDKTDAYLREKR from the coding sequence GTGAACGACGCGAGCAAGGCCGTGTGGTACTGCTGGGACAAAATGCCCAAAGAACGTGTGTCCGATACGCTCGAACGGCGCCTGGTGACCGGCGAGCGCATGATGCTTGCGCACGTTTACCTCAAGAAGGGCGCGGTCGTGCCCAAACACTCGCACGACAACGAGCAGCTCACGTACATCCTCGAGGGCGCGCTCAAATTTTGGCTGGGCGACAACGGCGAACGCGAGCTCGTCGTCGGAGCCGGTGAAGTCCTGTACATCCCGTCCAATCTTCCGCATAAAGCTGAAGCCCTGCACGACACGCTCGACGTCGACGTGTTTTCACCGCCCCGCGCGGACTGGCTCGACAAAACCGACGCATACCTTCGCGAGAAGCGCTGA
- the tatA gene encoding twin-arginine translocase TatA/TatE family subunit encodes MGFGGFGIEKLLLVFVVVLLFFGAKRIPEIAGSMGKGIREFKKSVSELQSGSAHDEIPSGSEPAAPVERSAESPREVRRLM; translated from the coding sequence ATGGGGTTCGGCGGATTTGGCATCGAAAAACTGCTCCTCGTTTTCGTCGTCGTCCTCCTCTTCTTCGGCGCCAAACGGATTCCGGAGATCGCCGGCTCGATGGGCAAAGGCATTCGCGAATTCAAGAAGAGCGTGAGCGAGCTCCAGTCGGGATCCGCGCACGACGAGATTCCCTCTGGAAGCGAGCCCGCCGCGCCTGTCGAACGCAGCGCGGAATCGCCGCGCGAGGTCAGGCGGCTGATGTAG
- a CDS encoding HoxN/HupN/NixA family nickel/cobalt transporter, producing MLYHLRRLFSDDAAQVRGRVIGIYTLLVAFNLAAWAWALSAFHAYPLLLGTALLAYGFGLRHAIDADHIAAIDNVARKLMHDGKKPLTVGFFFSLGHSTVVVLASVAIAVTAMALESRMSTLHATGSFIGTLVSALFLLAIAVMNLFILAAVWRAFHRVRAGGAFGDEDLNVLLAGRGLIARILRPLFGMVRRSWHMYPLGLLFGLGFDTATEIGLLGISAAEAAKGMPIWSILVFPALFTAGMSLVDTTDSILMIGAYGWAFVKPIRKLYYNLTITFVSVVVALLVGGIEALGLVGRRFALDGAFWRAVGALNEHFGMLGYLIVLVFVVSWAASVLIYRLKRYDELEPSA from the coding sequence GTGCTGTACCACCTGCGGCGTCTCTTTTCCGATGACGCGGCCCAAGTGCGCGGCCGCGTCATCGGCATCTACACTCTGCTCGTCGCGTTCAACCTGGCGGCGTGGGCCTGGGCGCTCTCGGCGTTTCACGCGTATCCGCTGCTGCTCGGCACGGCGCTGCTCGCGTACGGGTTCGGGCTTCGCCACGCGATCGACGCCGATCACATTGCGGCCATCGACAACGTCGCGCGCAAACTCATGCACGATGGCAAGAAGCCGCTCACGGTCGGCTTCTTCTTCTCGCTAGGACATTCCACCGTGGTCGTGCTGGCGTCGGTGGCCATTGCGGTCACGGCGATGGCGCTCGAGTCGCGGATGTCGACGCTGCACGCAACGGGCAGCTTCATCGGCACGCTCGTGTCGGCGTTGTTCCTGCTCGCGATCGCGGTGATGAACCTGTTCATTCTCGCCGCGGTGTGGCGCGCGTTTCACCGCGTGCGCGCGGGCGGCGCCTTCGGCGACGAAGATTTGAACGTGCTGCTCGCAGGCCGTGGATTGATTGCGCGCATCCTGCGCCCGTTGTTCGGCATGGTGCGCCGGAGCTGGCACATGTATCCGCTCGGCCTGCTCTTCGGACTGGGCTTCGACACGGCCACCGAGATCGGTTTGTTAGGCATCTCGGCCGCTGAGGCGGCGAAGGGAATGCCGATCTGGTCGATCCTCGTGTTTCCGGCGCTTTTCACAGCGGGCATGAGCCTCGTCGACACCACCGACAGCATACTCATGATCGGCGCGTACGGGTGGGCGTTCGTCAAGCCGATCCGGAAGTTGTACTACAACCTCACCATCACGTTCGTGTCGGTGGTGGTGGCGTTGCTGGTGGGCGGGATCGAGGCGCTGGGCCTCGTGGGTCGTCGGTTCGCGCTCGACGGCGCGTTCTGGCGCGCCGTCGGAGCGCTCAACGAACACTTCGGCATGCTCGGCTACCTGATCGTGCTCGTGTTCGTGGTCAGCTGGGCCGCATCGGTGCTCATCTACCGTCTCAAGCGCTACGACGAGCTGGAGCCGAGCGCCTAA
- a CDS encoding YncE family protein, with protein sequence MTLHRFALAAAAIATLAAVPAPGPGYHIIKTYTLGGDGGWDYLAYDSVGHRLFISRQNRVMVVDPATGRQLGEIQGFDRSHGIAFDYKTGHGFATSGGDSSVIMFDLRTLRVLGRTTAAPDADAILFDPATGRVFTFNGDSKSSSAIDGQSGKKIGTVDLGAGPEFGVSDGAGKVYVNLEEDGEVAEIDAKTLKVTRKWPLGSCKGATGLAIDRAHHILFSGCRTKVMAISNATEGKLITTLPIGAGVDATRYDAGTGDAFASTGDGTLTVIHEDSPDKFSVVETDTTMRGARTMEIDEQHHRVFTVSAKFGPPPAESTAQNPRRRPPMLPDSFTLLILGR encoded by the coding sequence ATGACATTGCACCGATTCGCACTGGCCGCGGCGGCGATCGCGACCCTGGCGGCGGTCCCGGCGCCCGGCCCGGGCTACCACATCATCAAGACGTACACGTTAGGCGGCGACGGCGGCTGGGACTATCTCGCCTACGACTCCGTTGGTCACCGCTTGTTCATCTCGCGGCAGAACCGCGTGATGGTGGTGGATCCCGCGACCGGCCGGCAGCTCGGCGAAATTCAGGGTTTCGACCGCTCGCACGGCATCGCGTTCGACTACAAGACCGGGCACGGATTCGCGACGTCGGGCGGCGACAGCTCCGTGATCATGTTCGATCTCAGGACGCTGCGCGTGTTAGGCAGGACGACCGCCGCGCCGGACGCCGATGCGATCCTGTTCGATCCGGCGACGGGCCGCGTCTTCACGTTCAACGGCGACTCCAAATCCTCATCGGCGATCGACGGCCAGTCGGGCAAGAAGATCGGCACCGTCGACCTCGGCGCCGGGCCGGAATTCGGCGTGTCCGATGGCGCGGGTAAGGTCTACGTGAATCTCGAGGAGGACGGCGAGGTCGCAGAGATCGACGCAAAAACGCTCAAGGTGACGCGAAAGTGGCCGCTGGGTTCCTGCAAGGGCGCGACCGGACTGGCGATCGACCGCGCACACCACATTCTGTTCAGCGGATGCCGCACCAAGGTCATGGCGATTTCGAACGCGACCGAGGGGAAGCTGATCACCACGCTGCCGATCGGCGCCGGCGTCGACGCGACGCGGTACGACGCGGGAACGGGAGACGCGTTCGCCTCGACCGGCGACGGCACGCTCACGGTGATCCACGAGGATTCGCCGGACAAATTCAGCGTGGTCGAGACCGACACCACGATGCGCGGCGCGCGCACGATGGAGATCGATGAGCAGCACCACCGCGTGTTCACGGTGTCGGCGAAGTTCGGGCCGCCGCCGGCCGAGTCGACGGCGCAGAATCCGCGGCGCCGCCCGCCGATGCTGCCCGATTCGTTCACGCTCCTCATCCTGGGCCGCTGA
- a CDS encoding Nramp family divalent metal transporter, whose translation MATRLTEREPEAPDVRAAEPGWRRARVTPSLAEAYRTVAIPGVSRWRKALAFAGPGFLVAVGYMDPGNWATSLAGGSAFGYSLLSVIVISNLLAILLQALAAKLGIATGRDLAQAVRDSYSRPTVIAHWLLCEIAIAACDLAEVIGSAIALNLLFRIPIVVGVLLTGLDVLIILVLQHRGYRTLEALVIALIGTIGVCFVFEIVVSRPDLGAAARGLLPSPEIIRNPAMLYLAIGILGATVMPHNLYLHSSIVQTRRYDETSRGKREAIRYAVLDSTAALMGALFINAAILVVAAATFHRFGHTEVAEIQDAYKLLTPLLGVGGASTVFALALLASGQNSTLTGTLAGQIAMEGFLDIRMRPWLRRLLTRGIAIVPAVIAAAYFGETGTAKLLILSQVILSMQLSFAVFPLVIFTSNKAKMGEYVNPAWLKRLAYAVALVIAGLNVWLLAQLVRR comes from the coding sequence GTGGCGACCCGGCTGACCGAGCGAGAGCCCGAGGCTCCCGACGTACGGGCGGCCGAGCCCGGCTGGCGTCGCGCGCGCGTCACGCCGAGCCTCGCCGAGGCGTATCGCACGGTCGCGATTCCCGGGGTCAGCCGGTGGCGCAAGGCGCTGGCGTTCGCCGGCCCCGGCTTTCTCGTCGCCGTCGGCTACATGGACCCGGGCAACTGGGCCACCAGCCTCGCCGGCGGCTCCGCTTTCGGCTATTCGCTGCTCAGCGTCATCGTCATCTCGAACCTGTTGGCCATCCTGCTCCAGGCGCTGGCGGCAAAGTTAGGCATCGCCACCGGACGCGACCTCGCTCAGGCGGTCCGCGACAGCTATTCCCGGCCGACGGTCATCGCGCATTGGCTGCTCTGCGAAATCGCCATCGCCGCGTGCGACCTGGCCGAAGTCATCGGATCCGCGATTGCGCTCAATCTGCTGTTCCGGATTCCGATCGTCGTCGGCGTGCTGCTCACGGGCCTCGACGTTCTCATCATCCTCGTGCTGCAGCACCGCGGCTATCGCACGCTCGAAGCGCTCGTCATCGCGCTCATCGGCACGATCGGCGTGTGCTTCGTGTTCGAGATCGTCGTGTCGCGGCCCGATCTCGGCGCGGCCGCGCGCGGCCTGCTGCCGTCGCCGGAGATCATCCGCAACCCGGCCATGCTGTACCTCGCGATCGGCATCCTCGGCGCCACGGTCATGCCGCACAACCTCTACCTGCACTCATCTATAGTGCAGACGAGACGGTACGACGAAACATCGCGCGGCAAGCGCGAAGCGATCCGGTACGCCGTGCTCGACTCGACGGCGGCGCTCATGGGCGCCCTGTTCATCAACGCGGCCATTCTCGTCGTCGCGGCGGCGACCTTCCACCGGTTCGGCCACACCGAGGTGGCCGAGATCCAGGACGCGTACAAGCTGCTGACACCTCTGTTAGGCGTGGGCGGAGCGAGCACCGTGTTTGCGCTCGCGCTGCTCGCGTCGGGGCAGAATTCGACGCTCACCGGCACGCTGGCGGGCCAGATCGCGATGGAAGGCTTCCTCGACATCCGCATGCGGCCGTGGCTGCGCCGCCTGCTCACACGAGGCATTGCCATCGTGCCGGCGGTGATCGCGGCGGCGTACTTCGGTGAGACCGGCACCGCCAAGCTGCTCATCCTGAGCCAGGTGATCCTGAGCATGCAGCTGTCGTTCGCCGTGTTCCCGCTGGTGATCTTCACGTCGAACAAGGCGAAGATGGGCGAATACGTGAATCCGGCGTGGCTCAAGCGGCTCGCGTATGCCGTGGCATTGGTGATCGCGGGGCTCAACGTCTGGCTGCTCGCCCAGCTGGTGAGGCGCTGA
- a CDS encoding metal-dependent transcriptional regulator codes for MAARAKGRKTGGSPAGEAAKLPDLTAPVEDYLKAIYELERAGEPAATTDLAAHLGLTPASVTGMVRRLAGHGLLTHERYRGVRLTQKGKRSALRTIRRHRVIEAYLVQALGYAWDEVHPEAERLEHAATDALVDRMALAIGEPTVDPHGAPIPSREGAVDEASYHALADLGAGTAATVMRVADEDPMLLRYLADLALTPGCTVRVVERAPYGGPITIEVNRRRRLIGPALAERVLVRAERV; via the coding sequence ATGGCCGCGCGCGCGAAGGGCCGGAAGACCGGCGGATCGCCGGCCGGCGAGGCCGCGAAGCTTCCCGATCTCACGGCGCCGGTCGAGGACTACCTCAAGGCGATCTACGAGCTCGAGCGCGCCGGCGAGCCCGCGGCGACGACCGACCTCGCGGCGCACCTTGGCCTAACGCCGGCGTCGGTCACCGGCATGGTGCGGCGGCTCGCCGGCCACGGCCTCCTGACGCACGAGCGCTACCGCGGCGTGCGCCTAACGCAAAAGGGAAAGCGCAGCGCCCTCCGCACCATCCGCCGCCACCGGGTCATCGAGGCGTATCTCGTCCAGGCCCTGGGGTACGCCTGGGACGAGGTCCATCCGGAAGCCGAGCGTCTCGAGCATGCGGCGACCGACGCGCTCGTCGACCGCATGGCGCTCGCCATCGGCGAGCCCACGGTGGATCCGCACGGCGCGCCGATTCCGAGCCGCGAAGGCGCCGTCGACGAAGCGAGCTATCACGCGTTGGCCGACCTCGGCGCCGGTACGGCCGCGACGGTGATGCGCGTCGCCGACGAAGACCCGATGCTGCTGCGCTATCTCGCTGATCTCGCGCTCACGCCGGGCTGCACGGTGCGCGTGGTCGAGCGCGCGCCCTACGGCGGCCCGATCACGATCGAAGTCAACCGACGACGCAGGCTCATCGGTCCGGCGCTCGCCGAGCGCGTGCTCGTTCGCGCGGAACGCGTCTAG
- a CDS encoding (2Fe-2S)-binding protein, translating to MRIDIDVNGHRHSVDVDPSQTLLEVLRDELGLTGTKYGCGEGRCGACTVLVGSHAVASCTIPAQSAAGQPITTIEGLERDGRLHPVQQAFLDEQAFQCAYCTPGMVMASVALLRANAQPSREDIAHALETNVCRCGTYPRIVAAVRRAAASGGGETPR from the coding sequence ATGCGCATCGACATCGACGTGAACGGCCACCGGCACTCGGTGGACGTGGACCCATCGCAAACGCTGCTCGAGGTGCTGCGCGACGAGCTCGGCCTTACGGGAACGAAATACGGGTGCGGGGAAGGGCGGTGCGGCGCCTGCACGGTGCTCGTGGGGTCACACGCCGTGGCGTCGTGCACGATCCCGGCGCAATCCGCGGCCGGCCAGCCGATCACCACGATAGAAGGATTGGAGCGCGACGGTCGCCTGCACCCGGTGCAGCAAGCGTTTCTCGACGAGCAGGCCTTTCAATGTGCGTACTGCACGCCAGGGATGGTCATGGCGAGCGTCGCGCTGCTCCGCGCCAACGCGCAGCCGAGCCGCGAGGACATTGCGCACGCGCTCGAGACGAACGTGTGCCGGTGCGGCACGTATCCGCGGATCGTCGCCGCCGTTAGGCGGGCGGCCGCCTCCGGCGGTGGGGAGACGCCGCGATGA
- a CDS encoding molybdopterin cofactor-binding domain-containing protein: MNPADRPEGASRREFLKMLGGGLLVVLVSRDALASPALGARLTEGQAPGRPQMPENVSAWLHIDQNGDVTVFTGKVEFGQGIRTSLAQEVAEELRVPMASIRLVMGDTLLTPFDMGTFGSRSTPQMGTQLRKVAATARERLVALAAERWHVDAGRLTTADGRVTDPQTHKSARYGDLTAGRTITADVKEDVALTPAAHWTIAGASAPRVGARDLVTGRHQYTSDMRVPDMLYAKILRPASIGATLASLDSSAAESMPGVVVTRDGDFVGVTAPSPVLAAKALGALRAAWTPAPGPAPSSRDIDGYLRRTPAPEAGPGHEGGSTEPFERGNATGALASARHRLTQSYTVAYIAHVPLEPRAALAQVTHERDGDRLTVWTGTQRPFAVRDQVAQAVGMPNDRVRVIVPDTGSGYGGKHTGEAAVEAARLAKRLGKPVKLVWTREEEFRWAYFRPAGVIDVDAGVDADGTITAWTFDNYNSGPAAIRPPYPIANQRVTFHPSVSPLRQGSYRALAATANHFARESHVSELAHMVDMDPVAFRLKNIDDPRLRDVVQKAADKFGWQGTSRQPGHGIGVACGFEKGGYVATCAEVSVDRGSGDVRIVRAVTAFDCGAIVNPDGLRNQIAGALVQGVGGALFEAIEFDHGVIRNAHLADYRVPRFSDAPAIDVVLVDRPDEPSMGAGEAPIMALAPAVAAAIFEATGVRLRSLPMAPSGIKLAAASGAGSS; the protein is encoded by the coding sequence ATGAACCCCGCCGATCGACCGGAAGGCGCCTCGCGCCGGGAGTTTTTGAAGATGCTGGGTGGCGGACTGCTGGTGGTGCTCGTCTCGCGCGATGCCCTGGCGAGCCCGGCGCTCGGCGCGCGCCTAACGGAAGGACAAGCGCCCGGCCGGCCGCAGATGCCGGAGAACGTGAGCGCGTGGCTGCACATCGATCAGAACGGCGACGTGACGGTGTTCACCGGGAAGGTCGAGTTCGGCCAGGGCATCCGCACGTCGCTGGCCCAGGAGGTCGCCGAAGAGCTGCGCGTGCCGATGGCGTCGATCCGGCTCGTGATGGGCGACACCCTGCTCACGCCGTTCGACATGGGCACGTTCGGCAGCCGCTCGACGCCCCAGATGGGCACCCAGCTCCGCAAGGTTGCCGCCACGGCGCGCGAGCGCCTCGTGGCCCTCGCCGCCGAGCGGTGGCACGTCGATGCGGGCCGCCTAACGACAGCCGATGGGCGCGTCACCGATCCGCAGACGCACAAGTCCGCGCGCTACGGCGATCTCACCGCGGGCCGCACGATCACCGCCGACGTCAAGGAGGATGTCGCGCTCACTCCCGCGGCGCACTGGACGATCGCCGGCGCGTCGGCGCCGCGCGTCGGCGCCCGGGACCTCGTCACCGGACGCCATCAGTACACGTCGGACATGCGCGTGCCGGACATGCTGTACGCCAAGATCCTTCGACCGGCGTCCATCGGTGCGACGTTGGCCTCGCTCGATTCGAGTGCCGCGGAGTCGATGCCGGGCGTCGTGGTGACGCGGGATGGCGATTTCGTGGGCGTCACGGCGCCGTCGCCGGTGCTCGCGGCCAAAGCGTTAGGCGCGCTGCGCGCGGCCTGGACGCCGGCGCCGGGTCCGGCGCCGTCCTCGCGCGACATCGACGGCTATCTGCGCCGCACGCCGGCGCCGGAGGCCGGTCCGGGACACGAAGGCGGCTCCACGGAACCGTTCGAGCGCGGGAACGCGACCGGCGCGCTGGCGTCGGCGCGGCACCGCCTCACGCAGTCGTACACGGTCGCGTACATCGCGCACGTGCCGCTCGAGCCGCGCGCCGCGCTCGCGCAGGTCACGCATGAACGCGACGGCGACCGGCTGACGGTCTGGACGGGCACGCAACGCCCGTTCGCCGTGCGCGACCAGGTGGCGCAGGCGGTCGGGATGCCTAACGATCGCGTTCGCGTCATCGTCCCCGATACGGGATCGGGCTACGGCGGCAAGCACACCGGTGAAGCGGCCGTCGAAGCCGCGCGGCTCGCCAAGCGGCTCGGCAAACCGGTCAAGCTCGTGTGGACGCGCGAAGAAGAATTCCGTTGGGCGTACTTCCGGCCGGCCGGCGTGATCGACGTCGATGCCGGCGTCGATGCGGACGGCACCATCACCGCCTGGACCTTCGACAACTACAACTCCGGTCCAGCGGCGATCCGTCCGCCGTATCCCATCGCCAATCAACGCGTCACGTTCCACCCGTCGGTGTCACCGCTGCGCCAGGGCTCGTATCGCGCCCTGGCAGCGACGGCCAATCATTTCGCGCGCGAGTCGCACGTCAGCGAGCTCGCCCACATGGTCGATATGGATCCGGTGGCATTTCGCCTCAAGAACATCGATGATCCGCGGCTCCGCGACGTCGTGCAGAAGGCCGCCGACAAGTTCGGTTGGCAGGGCACGAGTCGTCAGCCGGGACACGGCATCGGTGTGGCCTGCGGATTCGAGAAAGGCGGCTACGTGGCCACGTGCGCCGAAGTGTCGGTCGACCGCGGATCGGGCGACGTGCGGATCGTGCGCGCCGTGACGGCGTTCGATTGCGGCGCGATCGTGAATCCGGATGGCCTGCGCAATCAGATTGCCGGCGCGCTCGTCCAGGGCGTGGGCGGTGCGCTGTTCGAGGCCATCGAGTTCGATCACGGAGTGATTCGCAACGCGCACCTTGCCGACTACCGCGTGCCGCGGTTCAGCGATGCGCCGGCGATCGATGTCGTGCTGGTCGATCGCCCCGATGAACCATCGATGGGTGCGGGTGAGGCGCCGATCATGGCGCTCGCGCCGGCGGTGGCGGCGGCGATCTTCGAGGCGACCGGCGTCAGGCTGCGCAGCCTGCCCATGGCGCCGAGCGGCATCAAGCTGGCCGCTGCATCGGGCGCCGGCTCCAGTTAG
- a CDS encoding sigma-70 family RNA polymerase sigma factor, with protein MSAVVESSVPESSERARAFAEEAALLARVQRGDVAAFDLVVRRYMRRAFAIAYRVLGHREDAEDLVQDAFLTALERIASFDLSRPFGPWFFRIVVNRGLNARKSRAIRRTEAMPLDTLEAAEPSPAGLYDRTEIRERFQAALGGLSQRQRLIVELADIDGMSGVEIAAMLGVSQGTVRWHLHMARHALRKALAPLRGERNDE; from the coding sequence GTGAGCGCGGTCGTGGAATCGAGCGTCCCCGAGTCGTCGGAGCGCGCGCGCGCGTTCGCGGAAGAAGCGGCGCTGCTCGCGCGCGTGCAGCGCGGCGATGTGGCGGCGTTCGATCTCGTGGTGCGGCGCTACATGCGCCGGGCGTTCGCGATCGCCTATCGTGTGTTAGGCCATCGCGAGGACGCCGAAGATCTGGTGCAGGACGCGTTTCTCACGGCCCTCGAGCGGATCGCATCGTTCGATCTGTCGCGCCCGTTCGGACCGTGGTTCTTCCGCATCGTCGTGAATCGCGGTCTCAATGCGCGGAAGTCGCGAGCGATTCGACGGACGGAAGCGATGCCGCTGGACACGCTCGAGGCCGCCGAGCCATCGCCGGCCGGCCTGTACGACCGCACGGAAATCCGCGAGCGGTTCCAGGCCGCGTTGGGCGGATTGTCGCAACGTCAGCGGTTGATCGTGGAGTTGGCAGACATCGACGGCATGTCGGGCGTCGAGATCGCGGCAATGTTAGGCGTTTCACAAGGGACGGTGCGCTGGCACCTCCACATGGCGCGGCACGCGTTGCGAAAAGCGCTCGCGCCGCTGCGCGGAGAACGGAACGATGAGTGA